A single Primulina eburnea isolate SZY01 chromosome 11, ASM2296580v1, whole genome shotgun sequence DNA region contains:
- the LOC140806334 gene encoding cysteine-rich receptor-like protein kinase 42 isoform X2, with amino-acid sequence MNSRIQNFTGLAWIIIFIFFSKAPHFSLSDPRIFEAGLLCGKPPPVPNSSYIPVFVEEMRSLSQRVTADDWGNYTVHSADFSIYSLAQCHSDLSHDDCLQCYAASRTRLPHCLPSASGRIFLDGCFLRYDNYSFFDERTDPVWDKVNCNSTVGVGVGVDVEFGKNVAELMDNLTAAAVSNRGHAADGIKGVFGLAECWKTLTGDGCRECLAKANREVKTCLPSREGRALNAGCYLRYSTVKFFSNQSEDSNRNSGRSNLGRISYSYNKSNLNFKYETLERATNYFDGSRKLGQGGAGSVYKGTLSNGQTIAVKRLFFSTRQWVDEFFNEINLISGVEHKNLVKLLGCSIEGPESLLVYEFVPNKSLEECIRNKAKILNWKERFNIIVGTAEGIAFLHGGCSSRIIHRDIKSSNILLDENFNPKIADFGLARCFAADKTHLSTGIAGTLGYMAPEYLVKGQLTEKADVYSFGVLVLEIVCGRKNNAFEEDSGSLLKTVWKLYKTNRLTEAVDPLLKGDFPSMETSKVLKIGLLCTQASVAQRPSMEEVVRMLVNENCEIPEPNQPPFLNSMVSADSGQSSYSTNSSSSNTVKKLGDRYSSAESSSIQSCDL; translated from the exons ATGAATTCAAGAATCCAAAATTTTACCGGCTTAGCATGGatcatcatcttcatcttcttcagcaAGGCTCCACATTTTTCTTTGTCCGATCCCAGAATTTTCGAAGCCGGGTTGCTATGCGGAAAACCGCCGCCGGTGCCGAACAGCAGCTATATTCCTGTCTTCGTTGAAGAAATGCGATCGCTCTCGCAGCGTGTCACGGCGGATGACTGGGGGAATTACACGGTGCACTCCGCCGATTTTTCCATATACAGCCTTGCTCAGTGTCACAGTGATTTGTCTCACGATGATTGCCTTCAGTGCTACGCCGCCAGCCGCACACGCCTTCCCCACTGCCTGCCTTCAGCTTCCGGCCGCATATTTCTGGACGGGTGCTTCCTGCGATATGATAACTACAGTTTTTTCGATGAAAGAACCGACCCCGTTTGGGATAAGGTGAATTGCAACAGCACCGTGGGGGTGGGGGTGGGGGTTGATGTGGAATTCGGGAAGAATGTGGCGGAGCTGATGGATAATCTAACTGCTGCTGCGGTTTCGAATAGGGGGCACGCGGCGGATGGGATTAAGGGTGTCTTTGGATTGGCGGAGTGCTGGAAGACTTTGACCGGGGATGGATGTAGGGAGTGTTTGGCGAAGGCGAATAGAGAAGTGAAAACTTGTCTGCCGAGTAGGGAAGGCAGAGCTTTGAATGCTGGTTGCTATTTGAGGTATTCCACGGTCAAGTTTTTCTCTAATCAATCCGAGGATTCAAATCGAAACTCCG GACGTAGTAATCTCGGCCGGATTTCATATTCCTACAACAAATCgaatttgaatttcaaatatgaAACGTTGGAGAGGGCGACAAACTATTTCGACGGTTCAAGAAAACTAGGCCAAGGAGGGGCTGGCTCAGTGTACAAGGGAACCCTTTCGAATGGTCAAACGATAGCCGTGAAAAGGTTGTTTTTTAGCACCAGGCAGTGGGTAGATGAGTTCTTCAATGAGATAAATTTGATCAGTGGAGTTGAACACAAGAACCTTGTAAAGCTTCTGGGCTGTAGCATTGAGGGCCCTGAGAGTTTGCTGGTTTACGAATTTGTACCCAACAAAAGCCtcgaagaatgcatcagaaacaAGGCCAAGATTCTGAACTGGAAGGAACGATTCAATATAATTGTCGGAACTGCTGAGGGGATAGCCTTCCTTCATGGTGGTTGCTCATCCAGAATCATTCACAGGGACATAAAGAGCAGCAACATCCTTCTTGATGAAAATTTTAATCCTAAAATCGCTGATTTTGGTCTTGCTCGATGTTTTGCAGCTGATAAAACTCATCTAAGCACAGGAATCGCGGGCACATT GGGATACATGGCTCCCGAGTATCTTGTAAAAGGACAGCTTACTGAGAAAGCCGATGTCTATAGCTTCGGGGTGTTGGTTCTTGAAATTGTGTGCGGCAGGAAGAACAACGCATTTGAGGAGGATTCCGGGTCCCTTCTAAAGACT GTTTGGAAACTCTACAAGACAAATAGATTAACTGAAGCAGTGGATCCTCTTCTAAAAGGTGATTTTCCATCAATGGAGACCTCAAAAGTGCTGAAAATCGGGCTTCTGTGCACACAGGCTTCTGTCGCTCAGAGGCCTTCGATGGAGGAAGTCGTTCGAATGCTTGTGAACGAAAACTGCGAAATTCCCGAGCCAAATCAACCACCATTTTTAAACAGTATGGTTTCGGCAGACTCTGGTCAGTCATCATACAGCACAAACAGTTCATCATCAAACACGGTTAAAAAACTCGGAGACCGATACTCATCAGCAGAGTCATCGAGTATACAGAGTTGTGATCTATAA
- the LOC140806334 gene encoding cysteine-rich receptor-like protein kinase 42 isoform X1, with the protein MNSRIQNFTGLAWIIIFIFFSKAPHFSLSDPRIFEAGLLCGKPPPVPNSSYIPVFVEEMRSLSQRVTADDWGNYTVHSADFSIYSLAQCHSDLSHDDCLQCYAASRTRLPHCLPSASGRIFLDGCFLRYDNYSFFDERTDPVWDKVNCNSTVGVGVGVDVEFGKNVAELMDNLTAAAVSNRGHAADGIKGVFGLAECWKTLTGDGCRECLAKANREVKTCLPSREGRALNAGCYLRYSTVKFFSNQSEDSNRNSGVTKTGTSIAIALSVAFFCMVSLFAGYASYGRWKRRKQRRSNLGRISYSYNKSNLNFKYETLERATNYFDGSRKLGQGGAGSVYKGTLSNGQTIAVKRLFFSTRQWVDEFFNEINLISGVEHKNLVKLLGCSIEGPESLLVYEFVPNKSLEECIRNKAKILNWKERFNIIVGTAEGIAFLHGGCSSRIIHRDIKSSNILLDENFNPKIADFGLARCFAADKTHLSTGIAGTLGYMAPEYLVKGQLTEKADVYSFGVLVLEIVCGRKNNAFEEDSGSLLKTVWKLYKTNRLTEAVDPLLKGDFPSMETSKVLKIGLLCTQASVAQRPSMEEVVRMLVNENCEIPEPNQPPFLNSMVSADSGQSSYSTNSSSSNTVKKLGDRYSSAESSSIQSCDL; encoded by the exons ATGAATTCAAGAATCCAAAATTTTACCGGCTTAGCATGGatcatcatcttcatcttcttcagcaAGGCTCCACATTTTTCTTTGTCCGATCCCAGAATTTTCGAAGCCGGGTTGCTATGCGGAAAACCGCCGCCGGTGCCGAACAGCAGCTATATTCCTGTCTTCGTTGAAGAAATGCGATCGCTCTCGCAGCGTGTCACGGCGGATGACTGGGGGAATTACACGGTGCACTCCGCCGATTTTTCCATATACAGCCTTGCTCAGTGTCACAGTGATTTGTCTCACGATGATTGCCTTCAGTGCTACGCCGCCAGCCGCACACGCCTTCCCCACTGCCTGCCTTCAGCTTCCGGCCGCATATTTCTGGACGGGTGCTTCCTGCGATATGATAACTACAGTTTTTTCGATGAAAGAACCGACCCCGTTTGGGATAAGGTGAATTGCAACAGCACCGTGGGGGTGGGGGTGGGGGTTGATGTGGAATTCGGGAAGAATGTGGCGGAGCTGATGGATAATCTAACTGCTGCTGCGGTTTCGAATAGGGGGCACGCGGCGGATGGGATTAAGGGTGTCTTTGGATTGGCGGAGTGCTGGAAGACTTTGACCGGGGATGGATGTAGGGAGTGTTTGGCGAAGGCGAATAGAGAAGTGAAAACTTGTCTGCCGAGTAGGGAAGGCAGAGCTTTGAATGCTGGTTGCTATTTGAGGTATTCCACGGTCAAGTTTTTCTCTAATCAATCCGAGGATTCAAATCGAAACTCCG gAGTCACTAAAACAGGGACTTCAATAGCGATTGCTTTGTCCGTGGCATTCTTCTGCATGGTTTCTCTATTTGCTGGTTATGCATCCTATGGAAGATGGAAAAGACGAAAACAAA GACGTAGTAATCTCGGCCGGATTTCATATTCCTACAACAAATCgaatttgaatttcaaatatgaAACGTTGGAGAGGGCGACAAACTATTTCGACGGTTCAAGAAAACTAGGCCAAGGAGGGGCTGGCTCAGTGTACAAGGGAACCCTTTCGAATGGTCAAACGATAGCCGTGAAAAGGTTGTTTTTTAGCACCAGGCAGTGGGTAGATGAGTTCTTCAATGAGATAAATTTGATCAGTGGAGTTGAACACAAGAACCTTGTAAAGCTTCTGGGCTGTAGCATTGAGGGCCCTGAGAGTTTGCTGGTTTACGAATTTGTACCCAACAAAAGCCtcgaagaatgcatcagaaacaAGGCCAAGATTCTGAACTGGAAGGAACGATTCAATATAATTGTCGGAACTGCTGAGGGGATAGCCTTCCTTCATGGTGGTTGCTCATCCAGAATCATTCACAGGGACATAAAGAGCAGCAACATCCTTCTTGATGAAAATTTTAATCCTAAAATCGCTGATTTTGGTCTTGCTCGATGTTTTGCAGCTGATAAAACTCATCTAAGCACAGGAATCGCGGGCACATT GGGATACATGGCTCCCGAGTATCTTGTAAAAGGACAGCTTACTGAGAAAGCCGATGTCTATAGCTTCGGGGTGTTGGTTCTTGAAATTGTGTGCGGCAGGAAGAACAACGCATTTGAGGAGGATTCCGGGTCCCTTCTAAAGACT GTTTGGAAACTCTACAAGACAAATAGATTAACTGAAGCAGTGGATCCTCTTCTAAAAGGTGATTTTCCATCAATGGAGACCTCAAAAGTGCTGAAAATCGGGCTTCTGTGCACACAGGCTTCTGTCGCTCAGAGGCCTTCGATGGAGGAAGTCGTTCGAATGCTTGTGAACGAAAACTGCGAAATTCCCGAGCCAAATCAACCACCATTTTTAAACAGTATGGTTTCGGCAGACTCTGGTCAGTCATCATACAGCACAAACAGTTCATCATCAAACACGGTTAAAAAACTCGGAGACCGATACTCATCAGCAGAGTCATCGAGTATACAGAGTTGTGATCTATAA